A genomic stretch from Bordetella sp. N includes:
- a CDS encoding tripartite tricarboxylate transporter substrate binding protein, with protein MTPLPSRRGALALLGSGCLCAALATAPAMGASYPDKPITLLIGFTAGGPTDAVGRYLARQLETELHQTVIVENRAGANGVVAVQAERRAPADGYTLMLGSSGTLSIEPVYKKRVDYDVMRDFQPVALVAGYPYLLVVPAGSPYQDIPALIAGARAKPGTLSFASAGSGAVNHLAGEWFRSAVHIDITHVPYKGDSAAIADLVAGRVDMAFLSAIAAMPQVKAGKMRALGIATAQPSDIVPGVPTVAQAAGIPGFTAEPWNGILAPKGLDPAITQRLNTAVNKVMGTADARAALFQLGQYPLTGSPAEFAAHISKQTERWRQVIKDGNIAQAD; from the coding sequence ATGACACCCCTTCCCTCACGCCGCGGGGCGCTGGCCCTGCTCGGTAGCGGCTGCCTGTGCGCCGCGCTCGCCACCGCGCCGGCCATGGGCGCCAGCTACCCTGACAAGCCGATTACCCTGCTCATAGGTTTCACCGCCGGCGGCCCCACCGACGCCGTGGGCCGCTATCTGGCGCGGCAACTGGAAACCGAACTGCACCAGACCGTCATCGTCGAGAACCGCGCGGGCGCCAATGGCGTCGTGGCGGTGCAGGCCGAGCGGCGCGCACCCGCCGACGGCTACACACTGATGCTGGGAAGCAGCGGTACCTTGTCCATCGAGCCCGTGTACAAAAAACGGGTCGACTACGACGTCATGCGGGATTTCCAGCCGGTCGCGCTAGTGGCCGGCTATCCCTATTTACTGGTCGTGCCCGCCGGATCGCCTTATCAAGACATCCCCGCCTTGATCGCCGGCGCCCGCGCCAAGCCCGGCACCTTGAGCTTCGCGTCCGCCGGCAGCGGCGCGGTCAACCACCTCGCCGGCGAATGGTTCCGCAGCGCCGTCCACATCGACATCACGCATGTCCCCTATAAAGGGGATTCCGCCGCCATCGCCGACCTGGTGGCGGGCCGCGTGGACATGGCCTTCCTGAGCGCCATCGCGGCCATGCCACAGGTAAAGGCCGGCAAGATGCGCGCCCTGGGCATCGCCACCGCCCAGCCGTCCGACATCGTGCCGGGTGTTCCCACCGTCGCCCAGGCCGCGGGCATACCTGGGTTCACGGCCGAGCCCTGGAACGGCATCCTTGCGCCCAAGGGCCTGGACCCGGCCATCACGCAACGCCTGAACACGGCGGTCAACAAGGTGATGGGGACGGCCGACGCGCGCGCGGCGCTGTTTCAACTGGGGCAATACCCCTTGACCGGCAGCCCCGCGGAGTTCGCTGCCCATATATCCAAACAGACTGAACGCTGGAGACAGGTGATCAAGGACGGCAACATCGCGCAGGCCGACTGA
- a CDS encoding NAD(P)-dependent oxidoreductase, translating into MRVDNTPLGFIGLGVMGEPMCANLVRKSGHTVHVADLEPAPVARIAELGGQAQQDVAAVARAAEIIFLSLPSIVQVEQVCLGAGGIVQAKGKVHTIVDMSTSDVARTRQLAETLRGHGILLIDAPVARMREAARLGTLMITVGATRENYDKVLPYLSCMGSDVLLCGEVGCGQVVKIMNNMVVFMTVHALAEAITIGRRAGVDGTLLMDALSQGSADSFALRNPGKKALAAETFPEKAFPTEYAIKDIRLALELARQGQVDATAATLTHDLLERTRAAGYVKEYYPVMVKLIEEASAS; encoded by the coding sequence ATGCGCGTAGACAACACCCCGCTGGGGTTTATCGGCCTGGGCGTCATGGGCGAACCCATGTGCGCCAACCTCGTCCGCAAGTCCGGCCACACCGTCCATGTGGCGGATCTGGAGCCTGCCCCCGTGGCGCGCATCGCCGAACTGGGCGGGCAAGCGCAGCAGGACGTGGCCGCCGTGGCACGGGCCGCGGAGATCATCTTCCTGTCGCTCCCCAGCATCGTGCAGGTGGAGCAGGTCTGCCTGGGTGCCGGCGGCATCGTGCAAGCCAAGGGCAAGGTCCACACCATCGTCGACATGAGCACCAGCGACGTCGCCCGCACCCGCCAATTGGCCGAGACCCTGCGCGGCCACGGCATCCTGTTGATCGATGCCCCGGTCGCCCGCATGCGCGAAGCCGCGCGCCTGGGCACGCTCATGATCACCGTGGGCGCCACCCGGGAGAACTACGACAAAGTGCTGCCCTATCTGTCGTGCATGGGTAGCGACGTGCTGCTGTGCGGCGAAGTGGGTTGCGGCCAGGTGGTGAAGATCATGAACAATATGGTCGTCTTCATGACGGTCCATGCCCTGGCCGAAGCCATCACCATCGGCCGGCGCGCGGGCGTGGACGGCACCTTGTTGATGGATGCCCTGAGCCAGGGCTCGGCGGACAGCTTCGCGCTGCGCAATCCCGGCAAGAAGGCGCTGGCCGCTGAAACCTTCCCGGAGAAAGCCTTCCCCACGGAATACGCCATCAAGGACATCCGCCTGGCGCTGGAACTGGCACGCCAGGGTCAGGTCGACGCCACGGCCGCGACCTTGACGCATGATCTGCTGGAACGGACCCGCGCGGCCGGCTACGTCAAAGAGTATTACCCCGTCATGGTGAAGCTGATCGAGGAAGCGAGTGCATCATGA
- a CDS encoding acyl-CoA dehydrogenase family protein, whose translation MDFKLTPEQQDFQTAVRRFAEGELKAGARERAHSNEYPWDVAQQMAKQGLLGITMKEEDGGSGGSLMDAVVAIETVASVCPRSADVVQAGNFGAIRVLAEYGTADQKERFLRPLLAGTALIAVGMTEPEAGSAVTELKTAATRDGKGWRINGTKIFTTHGPHATVILAYVRFGPGTGGIGSVLIDTKAEGVRLGKRSAFMSDEEWVEIFFDNVYVPDDMVVLGEGGFKKQIAGFNVERIGNTARSLALGRYAYEEAREWALQRKQFGRLLCEFQGLQWKFADMRIKLDAAQLLLYRAATNADSGFPSATETAIAKAYCNQVGFDVANDALQVLGGMGYSRESLVEYCVRRCRGWMIAGGSIEILKNRIAEGIFDRSFSQRPPR comes from the coding sequence ATGGATTTCAAGCTGACTCCCGAACAACAGGACTTCCAGACCGCCGTGCGCCGCTTCGCCGAGGGCGAGCTGAAGGCCGGCGCCCGCGAACGTGCGCACAGCAACGAATATCCCTGGGATGTGGCGCAGCAGATGGCCAAGCAGGGCCTGCTTGGCATCACCATGAAAGAGGAAGACGGCGGCAGCGGCGGCAGTCTGATGGATGCGGTGGTCGCCATCGAGACCGTGGCTTCCGTGTGCCCGCGCAGCGCGGACGTGGTGCAGGCCGGCAACTTCGGCGCCATCCGCGTGCTGGCCGAATACGGCACCGCCGACCAGAAAGAGCGCTTCCTGCGGCCGCTCCTGGCCGGCACGGCCTTGATCGCCGTAGGCATGACCGAGCCGGAGGCCGGCTCCGCCGTCACGGAATTGAAGACCGCGGCGACCCGCGACGGCAAGGGCTGGCGCATCAACGGGACGAAGATCTTCACCACGCATGGTCCGCATGCGACGGTCATCCTGGCCTATGTGCGCTTCGGCCCGGGCACGGGCGGCATCGGGTCCGTGCTGATCGACACCAAGGCCGAGGGCGTGCGCCTGGGCAAGCGGTCGGCCTTCATGTCGGACGAGGAATGGGTGGAAATCTTTTTCGACAACGTCTACGTGCCCGATGACATGGTGGTGTTGGGCGAGGGCGGTTTCAAGAAGCAGATCGCCGGCTTCAACGTGGAACGCATCGGCAACACCGCGCGGTCCCTGGCGCTGGGCCGCTACGCCTATGAAGAGGCGCGCGAATGGGCCTTGCAGCGCAAACAGTTCGGCCGCCTGCTGTGTGAATTCCAGGGTCTGCAGTGGAAGTTCGCGGATATGCGGATCAAGCTGGATGCCGCCCAGCTGCTGCTGTATCGCGCCGCCACCAATGCCGATTCGGGCTTTCCGTCGGCGACCGAGACAGCCATTGCCAAGGCTTACTGCAATCAGGTTGGCTTCGACGTCGCCAACGACGCGCTGCAGGTGCTGGGCGGGATGGGCTACAGCCGCGAGTCGCTGGTGGAGTATTGCGTGCGGCGCTGCCGGGGCTGGATGATCGCCGGCGGCTCCATCGAAATTCTCAAGAACCGCATTGCCGAAGGCATCTTCGACCGCAGCTTCTCGCAACGGCCCCCGCGTTAG
- a CDS encoding acetate--CoA ligase family protein has protein sequence MSEVSFAAALLAPRAVALVGASGDIRKNTARPLRFMRKHGYAGTIYPINPARDEILGVRAYPSLSDLPAKVDHVFFMIPGDDIEAMLEGCAQAGARVVTVYSDGFGETGPDGMARQEALVARARGLGLRLLGPNSIGLANLHSGVVLSVNAAFEAESLLPGSLSLVSQSGSMMGSLLSRAAARGFGFAKSVSVGNESDVTVGEVVDALVDDPHTKVILLFLETLRDAPTLARALERARAAGKPVVAYKLGRSEQGDALAQSHTGALAGNDAAVDAFLRAHGVLRVRQLETLFEIAPLTERYGSGGSGGSHARHETDQAARVAVITTTGGGAASVVDNLGLHGMVAVAPPPDFIAQMAGIGLKLRETPIMDLTLAASSAQYKGLLEALLRADWCDAVLSVVGSSAQFHPDLAVKPLLEADKPAAKPLAVFLAPEAAESLALLRAGGIAAFRTPEACADALSVYFQGTGQPPAEVPASDWPAGLPRQGMLNEREAATVFAKLGVPVVASRLLDAARLEQELAGLAAEGLSFPLVAKVCSRDLAHKTDAGAVRVGIENLAELRGAIAAMLASVRRHAPAADIEGILLQPMEGRLIELILGYRHDPLVGPTVLLGAGGITAELNPDYALRLAPVDEAEAMRMIEAVRQTRLIRGFRGLPLGDCAALARTIAAFSRLAVLRGVAVQEAEINPLFVRKDGVVAVDGLLRLA, from the coding sequence ATGTCTGAAGTTTCTTTCGCCGCTGCCTTGCTGGCCCCGCGCGCCGTCGCCCTGGTCGGCGCTTCCGGCGATATTCGCAAGAACACCGCGCGGCCGCTGCGCTTCATGCGCAAGCATGGCTATGCCGGCACCATCTATCCCATCAATCCTGCTCGCGACGAGATCCTGGGCGTGCGGGCTTATCCCTCCCTGAGCGACCTGCCTGCGAAAGTGGATCATGTCTTCTTCATGATCCCCGGCGACGACATCGAGGCGATGCTGGAAGGCTGCGCGCAGGCCGGCGCCCGCGTGGTCACGGTGTATTCCGATGGCTTCGGCGAAACCGGCCCGGACGGCATGGCGCGCCAGGAAGCCCTGGTGGCGCGCGCCCGCGGACTGGGCCTGCGCCTGCTGGGGCCCAACAGCATAGGGCTGGCCAATCTGCATAGCGGCGTGGTTCTGTCGGTGAACGCGGCGTTCGAGGCGGAGTCGCTGCTGCCCGGTTCGCTCAGCCTGGTGTCGCAGAGTGGTTCCATGATGGGATCGCTGCTGTCACGCGCCGCGGCGCGCGGCTTCGGTTTCGCCAAGTCCGTGTCGGTGGGCAATGAAAGCGATGTGACGGTGGGCGAGGTCGTCGACGCGCTGGTCGACGATCCGCATACCAAGGTCATCCTGCTGTTTTTGGAAACCTTGCGCGATGCGCCCACCCTGGCGCGGGCACTTGAGCGCGCGCGGGCAGCCGGCAAACCGGTCGTCGCCTATAAATTGGGACGCTCCGAGCAGGGCGATGCCTTGGCCCAATCCCATACCGGCGCGCTGGCGGGCAACGACGCGGCCGTTGACGCTTTCCTGCGGGCGCATGGCGTCCTGCGCGTTCGTCAGCTGGAAACACTATTCGAGATCGCGCCCTTGACGGAGCGCTATGGCAGCGGAGGCAGCGGTGGCAGCCACGCCCGCCACGAAACCGACCAGGCCGCCCGCGTGGCCGTCATCACCACCACGGGCGGTGGCGCCGCGTCGGTGGTCGACAATCTGGGCCTGCACGGCATGGTGGCGGTGGCGCCGCCGCCGGACTTCATCGCGCAAATGGCCGGAATCGGCCTGAAACTGCGTGAGACACCCATCATGGATCTGACCCTGGCGGCCAGCAGCGCGCAATACAAAGGCCTGCTGGAAGCCTTGCTGCGCGCGGATTGGTGCGATGCGGTGCTCAGCGTGGTCGGTTCGTCGGCGCAATTCCATCCCGACCTCGCGGTGAAACCCTTGCTGGAGGCGGACAAGCCGGCCGCCAAGCCGCTGGCGGTGTTCCTGGCGCCCGAAGCGGCGGAGTCGCTGGCTTTGCTGCGGGCAGGCGGCATCGCGGCCTTTCGCACACCGGAGGCCTGCGCGGACGCGCTGTCCGTCTACTTCCAGGGCACGGGACAGCCGCCCGCCGAAGTTCCCGCATCGGACTGGCCGGCTGGCTTGCCGCGCCAGGGCATGTTGAATGAGCGCGAAGCGGCAACCGTGTTCGCCAAGCTGGGCGTGCCGGTGGTGGCCAGCCGCCTGCTCGATGCCGCCCGACTGGAGCAGGAGCTGGCAGGGCTGGCGGCGGAAGGCTTGTCATTCCCCTTGGTCGCGAAGGTCTGTTCCCGCGATCTGGCGCACAAGACCGACGCCGGCGCCGTGCGGGTCGGCATCGAGAACCTGGCCGAATTGCGTGGGGCGATCGCCGCCATGCTCGCCAGCGTCCGGCGCCACGCGCCCGCGGCCGACATCGAAGGCATCCTGCTGCAGCCGATGGAGGGCCGTCTGATCGAACTCATCCTCGGCTACCGCCACGATCCCCTGGTCGGCCCGACGGTCCTGCTGGGAGCCGGCGGTATCACCGCGGAACTCAATCCCGACTACGCCTTGCGGCTGGCCCCGGTCGATGAGGCCGAAGCCATGCGGATGATAGAAGCGGTGCGCCAGACGCGCCTGATCCGCGGATTCCGCGGGCTGCCGCTGGGCGATTGCGCGGCCCTGGCGCGGACGATCGCGGCGTTCTCGCGCCTGGCCGTGCTGCGTGGCGTGGCCGTGCAAGAGGCCGAGATCAATCCCTTGTTCGTACGCAAGGACGGCGTGGTCGCGGTCGACGGCCTGTTGCGCCTCGCCTGA
- a CDS encoding LysR family transcriptional regulator yields MKTLDIPTLAIFVAAVEEKSLSKAAERENIVTSAASKRVAELERHLDRMLLHRHGRGVEPTPAGALLYQRAKAILRGVQLTEQAISGYSANGQAKIRLASNPSTILQFLPAVMSSFLAGRQGVSVDLLEAHSFDIPRMIADGAVDIGIYHADHPVPGVTSMPFRRDRVGLVVPIGHALADRNELYLEDALDYDLLGYFPRHSLEQFLAYAGQTLSRPPNVKLQVSNFETRCRMIREGIGIGVVPEGIARNYLNAMGLVLLRLRDAWAERQFFVCVRDADQLTAPVADLLQALVADASTGRK; encoded by the coding sequence ATGAAAACGCTGGATATCCCCACGCTGGCGATCTTTGTCGCCGCGGTCGAAGAAAAAAGCCTGTCCAAGGCCGCCGAGCGCGAAAACATCGTGACGTCGGCGGCCAGCAAACGCGTCGCTGAACTGGAGCGCCACCTGGATCGGATGCTGTTGCATCGGCATGGGCGCGGGGTGGAGCCGACACCCGCCGGCGCCTTGCTGTATCAACGTGCCAAGGCCATCTTGCGCGGCGTGCAGTTGACCGAGCAGGCCATCAGCGGCTATTCCGCCAATGGCCAGGCCAAGATCCGCCTGGCGTCCAATCCTTCCACCATCCTGCAGTTCCTGCCGGCCGTGATGAGCAGTTTCCTGGCTGGACGGCAGGGGGTCAGCGTGGACCTGCTGGAAGCGCACAGCTTCGATATTCCCCGCATGATCGCGGATGGCGCCGTCGATATCGGTATCTACCACGCGGATCATCCGGTACCGGGCGTAACGTCGATGCCGTTTAGGCGCGACCGGGTGGGCCTGGTCGTGCCGATCGGCCACGCGCTGGCGGATCGCAACGAGCTTTATCTTGAAGACGCGCTGGACTATGACCTGTTGGGCTACTTCCCGCGCCATTCCCTGGAACAGTTCCTTGCCTATGCGGGACAGACACTGTCGCGTCCGCCCAATGTCAAGCTACAGGTCTCGAATTTCGAGACGCGCTGCCGCATGATCCGGGAAGGCATAGGCATAGGCGTGGTGCCCGAGGGCATCGCGCGCAATTACTTGAACGCGATGGGCCTGGTGTTGTTGCGCCTGCGTGATGCCTGGGCGGAGCGTCAGTTCTTCGTCTGCGTGCGGGATGCGGATCAACTGACGGCGCCCGTGGCGGATCTGTTGCAAGCCTTGGTGGCGGACGCCAGTACCGGCCGCAAATAG
- a CDS encoding SDR family oxidoreductase, protein MEIKGKVALVTGANRGLGKALVQALLAAGAAKVYAGARDPGAVSIPGAQALKLDVTDRATVQAAAAEAGDVDIVINNAGISLRGPALGGNAEELLAQQLDVNLYGVLRVSEAFAPILGRNGGGALVNVLSVLSFLTIDPVVAYCVSKSAAWALSNGIRHQLKEQNTVVTNVHVGYMDSDMTAGIDAPKTSLPDAAASILGAIEADQQELLIDELSREVKASLSTDTPAYL, encoded by the coding sequence ATGGAAATCAAAGGAAAAGTCGCGCTGGTGACCGGCGCGAATCGCGGTTTGGGCAAAGCCCTGGTCCAGGCCTTGTTGGCGGCGGGTGCCGCCAAGGTCTACGCCGGCGCGCGCGACCCCGGCGCGGTCAGCATCCCGGGCGCCCAGGCGCTGAAGCTGGATGTGACGGACCGGGCCACGGTGCAGGCCGCCGCCGCCGAAGCGGGCGACGTCGATATCGTGATCAATAACGCGGGCATCAGCTTGCGTGGGCCGGCCTTGGGCGGCAATGCGGAGGAACTGCTCGCGCAGCAGCTGGACGTGAACCTGTACGGCGTGCTGCGCGTGAGCGAAGCCTTCGCGCCGATTCTCGGCCGCAATGGCGGCGGTGCGCTCGTCAATGTGCTGTCGGTGCTGAGTTTCCTGACGATTGATCCGGTGGTGGCCTACTGCGTCTCAAAATCCGCGGCCTGGGCCTTGAGCAATGGGATACGCCACCAGTTGAAGGAGCAGAATACGGTGGTGACGAACGTGCATGTGGGATACATGGACAGCGACATGACGGCCGGCATCGACGCGCCCAAGACGTCCTTGCCGGATGCCGCCGCCAGCATCCTCGGCGCCATCGAGGCCGACCAGCAGGAACTGTTGATCGATGAACTGAGCCGGGAAGTGAAGGCTTCGCTGTCGACGGATACGCCCGCGTATCTCTAA
- a CDS encoding MmgE/PrpD family protein: MLLDTIAAYGAHDSQARLPDDILHYAKRAFLDWLSALYPGTRVAPSPQLLAAHADELGNGPASLPGNGTTAFPATAAWINGSVSHAVEFDDIFRDAVYHPGCPTIAAALALAEAGNVDGRVLLNAIVVGYEISTRIGAAVQPSHYRFFHTTGTVGCFGSAAAAAALCKPGDADVMRHALATAGTFASGLQQAFRSDAMTKALHAGHAAAVGVRAGQGAAHGITGVPDILEGEVGFGAALARDPDWGRATDGLGERYNIRVITQKNHGCCGHTFAAIDAALALRERGVQPQDIAAVHVATYQPALDVAGILNPVTAYEAKFSLPYVVSHAFVHGSPRLDAFTPQRMADRSVRDLMGRVSLQADPELTAGFPSMRAARVRLTTHSGATLEHHAPYRKGDPEAPLSDADLNDKFAELAGPVLGTARMAALRDQVWRLETLPVRALRLAEDARL, translated from the coding sequence ATGTTGCTGGATACCATCGCCGCCTATGGCGCGCACGACAGTCAGGCCCGTCTGCCTGATGACATCCTTCACTATGCCAAGCGTGCCTTTCTTGACTGGCTGTCGGCCCTTTATCCAGGCACCCGGGTGGCGCCATCCCCGCAATTGCTGGCCGCCCACGCGGACGAGCTGGGCAATGGACCCGCCAGCTTGCCAGGCAATGGGACGACCGCCTTCCCGGCGACCGCGGCCTGGATCAACGGCAGTGTGTCCCACGCAGTGGAGTTCGACGACATCTTTCGGGATGCGGTGTACCACCCGGGCTGCCCGACCATTGCTGCGGCACTGGCGTTGGCGGAGGCAGGCAATGTCGACGGCCGCGTGCTGCTGAATGCCATCGTCGTCGGCTACGAAATCTCCACGCGTATCGGCGCCGCCGTGCAGCCTTCCCACTATCGCTTCTTTCACACCACGGGAACGGTAGGCTGCTTCGGCAGCGCGGCGGCCGCGGCCGCCTTGTGCAAACCGGGCGACGCCGACGTGATGCGGCACGCGCTGGCCACCGCGGGCACCTTCGCCAGCGGTTTGCAGCAAGCCTTCAGGTCCGATGCCATGACCAAGGCGCTGCACGCCGGCCACGCGGCCGCGGTGGGGGTACGGGCCGGGCAGGGCGCCGCGCATGGCATCACCGGCGTGCCGGACATCCTGGAGGGCGAGGTCGGCTTCGGCGCGGCCCTGGCGCGCGATCCCGACTGGGGCCGCGCCACCGATGGCCTGGGCGAGCGCTACAACATTCGCGTCATCACGCAGAAGAATCACGGCTGCTGCGGCCACACCTTCGCCGCCATCGACGCGGCGCTGGCGCTGCGTGAGCGCGGCGTGCAGCCGCAAGACATCGCGGCGGTCCACGTGGCAACCTACCAGCCGGCGCTGGATGTGGCCGGCATCCTGAATCCTGTCACCGCCTATGAGGCCAAATTCAGCCTGCCTTATGTGGTGTCGCATGCCTTCGTGCACGGTTCGCCGCGCCTGGATGCCTTCACGCCGCAACGCATGGCGGATCGCTCGGTGCGGGACCTCATGGGACGCGTATCGCTGCAAGCGGATCCTGAATTGACGGCGGGCTTTCCCAGCATGCGAGCCGCGCGGGTCCGCCTGACGACGCATTCCGGTGCGACCCTGGAGCACCATGCGCCGTATCGCAAGGGCGATCCCGAGGCGCCCTTGTCCGACGCGGATCTGAATGACAAGTTCGCCGAACTGGCCGGTCCCGTATTGGGCACGGCGCGGATGGCGGCGCTGCGTGATCAGGTCTGGCGGCTGGAAACCCTGCCTGTGCGGGCCTTGCGCCTGGCCGAGGATGCCCGGCTTTGA
- a CDS encoding ABC transporter substrate-binding protein → MPRPIPNAVRNGARTALLASALSCGLVQAQSPPSSQTGDVISDGIVRIGVLTDLSGAYSGNVGPGSVLATKLAIEDFGGKVLGKPIEMVSADHLNKADVAASRAREWMDRDKVDVITELGNSAVALAVMGIAQEKGRMTMVTGAGATSITGENCTANNVQWVYDTYALAKVGTVPLVEAGARKWYFITADYAFGHSLENDGMRFVKDSRGSVAGSSRYPFPGNDFASYLLSAQASKADAVAFASAGADLQNEIKQAREFGLADRQKLVAMLMSITDVHGVGLQAAQRMTFAETFYWDMDDETRAFSQRFFKVLGKMPTALQAGQYSAVLNYLRAVEKSGTDKVDVVMKTLRDMPIHDAYARHARLREDGKLMHDTYVVEVKSPEESKKAWDYYKIIKTVPGDQAFMPLSESRCKLVKQ, encoded by the coding sequence ATGCCGCGTCCCATCCCCAACGCCGTGCGCAACGGCGCCCGTACCGCACTCCTTGCATCCGCCTTGTCTTGCGGCCTGGTCCAGGCGCAATCGCCCCCGTCATCCCAGACCGGCGACGTCATTTCCGACGGCATCGTCCGCATCGGCGTCCTGACCGATCTGTCCGGCGCGTATTCCGGCAACGTCGGGCCCGGCTCGGTGCTGGCGACCAAGCTGGCCATCGAGGATTTCGGCGGCAAAGTCCTGGGCAAGCCCATCGAGATGGTCAGTGCCGACCACCTGAACAAGGCCGACGTGGCGGCGTCGCGCGCACGCGAATGGATGGACCGCGACAAGGTCGACGTGATCACCGAACTGGGCAATAGCGCGGTGGCCCTGGCGGTGATGGGGATCGCCCAGGAGAAAGGCCGCATGACCATGGTGACCGGCGCGGGCGCCACCAGCATCACCGGCGAGAACTGCACCGCCAACAACGTGCAGTGGGTCTATGACACGTATGCGCTGGCCAAGGTGGGCACGGTGCCCCTGGTCGAAGCCGGCGCGCGCAAATGGTATTTCATCACTGCGGACTACGCTTTCGGCCACTCCCTGGAAAATGACGGCATGCGTTTCGTCAAGGACAGTCGCGGCAGCGTGGCCGGATCTTCACGCTATCCCTTCCCTGGCAATGACTTCGCGTCCTATTTGTTGTCCGCGCAGGCCAGCAAAGCGGACGCCGTGGCCTTTGCCAGCGCCGGCGCCGACCTGCAGAATGAAATCAAGCAAGCACGGGAATTCGGCCTGGCCGACCGGCAGAAGCTGGTCGCCATGCTGATGAGCATCACCGACGTTCACGGCGTCGGCCTGCAGGCCGCCCAGCGCATGACGTTCGCGGAAACTTTCTATTGGGACATGGACGACGAAACGCGGGCCTTCTCGCAGCGCTTCTTCAAAGTCCTGGGCAAGATGCCCACCGCCTTGCAGGCCGGACAGTATTCGGCGGTACTGAACTACCTGCGCGCGGTCGAGAAGTCGGGCACCGACAAGGTCGACGTGGTCATGAAGACCCTGCGCGACATGCCGATCCATGATGCGTACGCGCGCCATGCGCGCCTGCGCGAAGACGGCAAGCTGATGCACGATACCTATGTGGTCGAAGTGAAATCCCCGGAAGAATCCAAAAAGGCCTGGGATTACTACAAGATCATCAAGACCGTACCGGGCGATCAGGCCTTCATGCCGCTAAGCGAGAGCCGCTGCAAACTGGTCAAGCAATGA
- a CDS encoding alpha/beta fold hydrolase: MNSPARQSQVSTETFFEAITGRYLHLTLRGRPHRVYVEEAGAGVPLLCLHTAGADTRQYRALMNDPEILARHRVVAFDLPWHGKSSPPAGWRDEAYALTTQDYAEAVLAVADALALDRPIVMGCSIGGRMVLHLALKHAERFGAAIGLQSGAHVEPYYDLEWLDRPDVHGGEVCAGIVSGLVGPGSPDEHRWETLWHYMQSGPGVFKGDLHFYTADGDIRQRVGDIDTTRCPLWLLTGEFDYSCTPQDTEYLAQRIPGAQWQIMQGMGHFPMSEDPERFLAYLRPVLASATKACNRSATGAVS; the protein is encoded by the coding sequence ATGAACAGCCCCGCCAGGCAATCCCAGGTTTCGACTGAAACGTTCTTCGAAGCCATCACGGGCCGCTATCTGCACCTGACCCTGCGGGGCCGTCCCCATCGCGTCTATGTGGAAGAAGCCGGCGCGGGGGTGCCCTTGCTATGTCTGCACACGGCCGGCGCCGACACACGCCAATATCGTGCGCTGATGAACGATCCGGAGATTCTGGCCCGCCACCGCGTCGTCGCCTTCGACCTGCCCTGGCACGGCAAATCGTCGCCCCCCGCCGGTTGGCGCGACGAAGCCTATGCCCTGACCACGCAGGATTACGCCGAGGCCGTCCTGGCGGTCGCCGACGCCCTGGCGCTGGACCGCCCTATCGTCATGGGCTGCTCGATCGGCGGCCGCATGGTGCTGCACCTTGCGCTGAAACATGCTGAACGCTTCGGCGCCGCCATCGGGCTGCAATCGGGCGCCCACGTGGAGCCCTACTATGACCTGGAATGGCTGGATCGCCCGGATGTCCATGGAGGCGAAGTCTGCGCCGGCATCGTATCGGGCCTGGTCGGACCGGGCAGCCCGGACGAACATCGCTGGGAGACGCTGTGGCACTACATGCAAAGCGGCCCTGGTGTGTTCAAGGGCGACCTGCATTTCTACACCGCGGACGGCGACATCCGCCAGCGGGTCGGCGACATCGATACCACCCGTTGCCCGCTATGGTTGCTGACCGGCGAGTTCGACTACTCCTGCACGCCACAGGACACGGAGTATCTGGCCCAACGCATTCCCGGCGCGCAGTGGCAGATCATGCAGGGCATGGGGCATTTTCCGATGAGCGAGGACCCCGAACGTTTTCTCGCCTATTTGCGGCCGGTACTGGCGTCCGCCACCAAGGCTTGCAACAGATCCGCCACGGGCGCCGTCAGTTGA